One window of Candidatus Mycobacterium wuenschmannii genomic DNA carries:
- a CDS encoding carotenoid oxygenase family protein produces MVNVPNTAVLTGAFRPMRFEATVEDCVTTHGEIPKDLAGGFYRVGPTFKRPTRQGANGLLAMDGMVQGLTFDNGRADFRNRWVRTPKYLLEDKHQRGMFSWSDGEWTDWRNIGFGAAVPDEHTRGIPQGTNNINCFPFAGEILASGEQGSPPVALDPMTLETRGMVSWSPHLSRGIFDKAGYGDAAFTAHPKWDSDTGTLYGWAYSNHQPFVTVHVVRPDGSVASRELWDAPYTSEVHDMWLTKDSMVLPFQGFAFDPDRIERGKSVQDWQPELPITLALIPRDDIENGDIRWVTADIGQQYVMHTLAADIDGDTLTLDAPIFERPPFPLDIDGFQGEDVQLFFNLARSTLGRWTVDLNAGSVKSEMLDDQPCELPKVDERFYGRGQRWGYLIGGDAKGNGMRMHSLIVRDRHTGDEQRYRLRHERPSLVMEPTFVPRTADAAEGDGYLMVPISRWTENLGEYAIFDTQDITEGPICRIEIPFLLGFTPHGHWMDFR; encoded by the coding sequence ATGGTGAATGTTCCGAATACCGCGGTGCTCACCGGAGCATTCCGGCCGATGCGGTTCGAGGCGACCGTAGAGGACTGCGTCACGACCCACGGCGAGATCCCCAAAGACCTGGCCGGCGGCTTTTACCGGGTCGGCCCGACCTTCAAGCGGCCCACCCGGCAGGGCGCCAACGGGCTACTGGCGATGGACGGCATGGTCCAGGGGCTTACCTTCGACAACGGCCGGGCCGACTTCCGCAACCGCTGGGTCCGCACCCCGAAGTACCTGCTCGAGGACAAACATCAGCGCGGCATGTTCTCCTGGTCGGACGGAGAGTGGACGGACTGGCGAAACATCGGGTTCGGCGCTGCGGTACCCGACGAGCACACCCGCGGAATTCCGCAGGGCACCAACAACATCAACTGCTTTCCGTTCGCGGGCGAGATCCTGGCCTCGGGCGAGCAGGGCAGCCCGCCGGTCGCGTTGGACCCAATGACGCTGGAGACCCGCGGCATGGTGTCCTGGTCGCCGCACCTGTCCCGCGGCATCTTCGACAAGGCCGGCTACGGCGATGCGGCGTTCACCGCACATCCGAAGTGGGACAGCGACACCGGCACGCTGTACGGCTGGGCCTACAGCAACCATCAGCCCTTCGTGACCGTCCACGTCGTACGACCGGACGGCTCGGTGGCCTCGCGCGAACTCTGGGATGCGCCGTACACCTCAGAGGTCCACGACATGTGGCTGACCAAGGACTCAATGGTGTTGCCGTTCCAGGGATTCGCCTTCGACCCCGACCGCATCGAGCGCGGAAAGTCGGTGCAGGACTGGCAACCCGAGCTGCCGATCACACTCGCGCTGATACCGCGCGACGATATCGAGAACGGCGACATCCGTTGGGTCACCGCCGACATCGGGCAGCAATACGTCATGCACACCTTGGCCGCCGACATCGACGGCGACACCCTGACGCTGGACGCCCCGATCTTCGAACGCCCACCCTTCCCGCTGGATATCGACGGATTCCAGGGCGAAGACGTTCAACTCTTCTTCAACCTCGCCCGCAGCACACTGGGGCGCTGGACCGTCGACCTGAACGCGGGCAGTGTGAAGTCGGAGATGCTCGACGACCAGCCCTGCGAGCTGCCCAAGGTCGACGAGCGGTTCTACGGCCGAGGCCAGCGCTGGGGCTACCTGATCGGCGGCGATGCCAAGGGCAACGGCATGCGCATGCACAGCCTGATCGTGCGCGACCGCCATACCGGCGACGAGCAGCGGTATCGGCTCCGCCACGAGCGTCCCTCGCTGGTGATGGAACCGACCTTCGTCCCGCGAACCGCCGATGCGGCCGAAGGTGACGGATACCTGATGGTGCCGATCTCGCGATGGACCGAAAACCTGGGCGAATACGCGATTTTCGATACGCAGGACATCACCGAGGGGCCGATCTGCCGCATCGAGATCCCCTTCCTCCTCGGCTTCACCCCGCACGGACACTGGATGGATTTCCGATGA
- a CDS encoding metal-sulfur cluster assembly factor, whose product MSEIAAPDNELLADIEEAMRDVVDPELGINVVDLGLVYGVNLEEAEEGTVAVVDMTLTSPACPLTDVIEDQSRNALIGPGLVDELRINWVWNPPWGPDKITDDGRDQLRALGFTV is encoded by the coding sequence ATGAGTGAGATTGCGGCACCGGACAACGAGTTGCTGGCGGACATCGAGGAGGCGATGCGCGACGTCGTCGACCCCGAGCTCGGCATCAACGTTGTCGACCTCGGGCTGGTCTACGGCGTCAACCTCGAAGAGGCCGAGGAGGGCACCGTCGCGGTGGTCGACATGACGCTGACGTCGCCGGCCTGCCCGCTGACCGACGTCATCGAAGACCAGTCGCGCAACGCGCTCATCGGCCCCGGTCTGGTCGACGAATTGCGGATCAACTGGGTGTGGAACCCGCCGTGGGGCCCGGACAAGATCACCGACGACGGCCGCGATCAGCTCCGCGCTCTGGGCTTTACGGTCTGA
- the zwf gene encoding glucose-6-phosphate dehydrogenase, producing MFGATGDLARRKLLPGLLHLSCSKLAPEMRVIGTSLDELDTDAFRKQAHKACKEFAHHEVSDELFEQFIANLTFVPQQSGPEALASAVAEQTEALGGKDVRLLHYLSVPPKAVLAVMDTLHKADLAENSRVIMEKPFGVDLKSARELNKAIHERFDEEQIFRIDHFLGKEAAQNILAFRFANGLFEPIWNRQFIDHIQIDVPERLTVENRAQFYESVGAFKDMVVTHLFQILAFVAMEPPTELASTAISEEKNKVFRSMLPLDPSKVVRGQYRGYRDESGVSPESDTETFIALKCEIDNWRWAGVPFFLRTGKGMAEGQRIISIAFHEPPRSMFPPGSGVGQKGPDHLTFDLADVSKMSLSFYGKRPGPGMKLDKLSLQFTMEETGHAGDVLEAYERLILDAMRGDRTLYNTAEGIERLWEVSAPLLDDPPPSRSYDLDSWGPNAVHPLIAPRAWRLPFERGWRGKK from the coding sequence ATGTTCGGTGCCACAGGCGATTTGGCGCGACGAAAGCTCTTACCGGGCCTGCTCCACCTATCCTGCTCGAAGCTGGCCCCCGAGATGCGCGTCATCGGAACGTCGCTGGACGAACTCGACACCGACGCCTTCCGTAAGCAGGCGCACAAGGCCTGCAAGGAGTTCGCGCACCACGAGGTTTCCGACGAACTGTTCGAACAGTTCATCGCCAATTTGACGTTCGTGCCGCAGCAGAGCGGCCCCGAGGCCCTGGCAAGCGCGGTCGCCGAACAGACCGAGGCGCTCGGCGGCAAGGACGTCCGGCTGCTGCACTACCTGAGCGTCCCGCCCAAGGCGGTGCTGGCGGTGATGGACACCCTGCACAAGGCCGACCTCGCGGAGAACTCCCGGGTCATCATGGAGAAGCCGTTCGGCGTCGACCTGAAGAGCGCGCGCGAACTCAACAAGGCCATTCACGAGCGGTTCGACGAGGAACAGATCTTCCGGATCGACCACTTCCTCGGCAAGGAAGCCGCGCAGAACATCCTCGCGTTCCGGTTCGCCAACGGGCTGTTCGAGCCGATCTGGAACCGACAGTTCATCGACCACATCCAGATCGACGTGCCCGAGCGCCTCACCGTCGAAAACCGGGCGCAGTTTTATGAATCCGTCGGCGCGTTCAAGGACATGGTGGTCACCCACCTCTTCCAGATCTTGGCGTTCGTTGCGATGGAGCCCCCCACCGAGTTGGCGTCCACCGCAATCAGCGAAGAGAAGAACAAGGTGTTCCGCTCGATGCTCCCGCTCGACCCGAGCAAGGTGGTCCGCGGCCAATACCGCGGCTACCGCGACGAGTCCGGTGTCTCACCGGAATCGGACACCGAGACGTTCATCGCCCTCAAATGCGAAATCGACAACTGGCGGTGGGCGGGCGTTCCGTTCTTCCTGCGAACGGGCAAGGGCATGGCGGAGGGCCAGCGCATCATCTCGATCGCGTTCCACGAGCCGCCGCGCAGCATGTTCCCGCCGGGATCCGGTGTGGGACAAAAGGGTCCGGACCATCTGACCTTCGACCTGGCCGACGTGTCGAAGATGTCGCTGTCGTTTTACGGCAAGCGCCCGGGCCCGGGCATGAAGCTGGACAAACTCAGCCTGCAGTTCACCATGGAGGAGACCGGTCACGCGGGTGACGTCCTGGAGGCCTACGAGCGGCTGATCCTCGACGCCATGCGGGGCGACCGGACGCTGTACAACACCGCGGAGGGCATCGAGCGGCTCTGGGAGGTCTCGGCCCCGCTGCTGGACGACCCACCGCCGTCGCGCAGCTATGACCTCGACTCGTGGGGTCCCAACGCCGTCCACCCGCTGATCGCTCCGCGCGCCTGGCGGCTGCCGTTCGAACGTGGTTGGCGCGGAAAGAAATAA
- a CDS encoding FadR/GntR family transcriptional regulator: MTLARPSRAPDVVAGTLRRQILSGDLAPGDSLPTEGELVSQLGVSRETVRMALRLLDAEGLTTTSQGRGGVRIRHPEPERAARSLVQLFTLTGATWGDLLSFRIMLEPAAAAHVAEHATKKQRERIAAVAAGGIEPDGTGYHEFHELLVESSENPLLTTVLAAVEQAVRWAAAEQDISQYDRDEAGKSHRAIAAAISAKDPQKAQRRMEQHLLAALRHVEASGLRDAPMIPPSRWRGENSDLPWR, from the coding sequence ATGACCCTCGCAAGGCCTTCACGCGCACCGGATGTCGTCGCCGGGACCCTGCGCCGGCAGATCCTGTCCGGCGATCTCGCACCCGGCGACTCGCTGCCCACCGAGGGGGAACTGGTCAGTCAGTTGGGCGTGAGCCGCGAAACGGTTCGCATGGCGCTACGACTGCTCGATGCCGAAGGACTGACCACCACCAGTCAGGGCCGCGGCGGCGTGCGCATCCGCCATCCCGAACCCGAGCGGGCCGCGCGATCACTCGTGCAGTTGTTCACGCTGACCGGCGCGACGTGGGGCGACCTGCTGTCGTTTCGCATCATGCTCGAGCCGGCGGCCGCGGCCCACGTCGCCGAGCACGCCACCAAGAAGCAGCGCGAACGCATCGCCGCCGTCGCGGCCGGGGGCATCGAACCCGACGGCACCGGATATCACGAATTTCACGAACTGCTGGTTGAATCCAGCGAGAACCCGCTCCTGACAACAGTTTTGGCGGCGGTAGAGCAGGCCGTGCGGTGGGCCGCCGCCGAGCAGGACATCAGTCAATACGACCGCGACGAAGCCGGCAAGTCGCATCGCGCGATCGCCGCCGCCATCTCGGCGAAGGACCCGCAGAAGGCTCAGCGCCGGATGGAACAGCACCTCTTGGCGGCACTACGCCATGTCGAGGCGTCGGGACTGCGCGATGCGCCGATGATTCCGCCGTCACGGTGGCGGGGCGAGAACAGTGACCTGCCCTGGCGCTGA